One stretch of Candidatus Uhrbacteria bacterium CG10_big_fil_rev_8_21_14_0_10_50_16 DNA includes these proteins:
- a CDS encoding thymidylate kinase: MDLSSRKTGAFFVIDGTDGSGKATQTKRLVERLRLEGYNVETISFPQYGAKSCGSVERYLAGDYGRSTEVNARAASIFYAVDRFDASFQIRAWLDAGKIVVSDRYVGSNMAHQGQKIHDTTERHAYLAWNDDLEHNIFGIPRPTLNLVLSVPLDVAIQLAAQGATEKTKVAGDIHEADRNHIRSSINTYKEITRLFPSFHHVNCAPHGTLRSIDDIHEELWQAVLPHIGTPVTSFTQHQETISV, from the coding sequence ATGGACCTCTCAAGCAGGAAAACAGGCGCCTTCTTTGTTATAGATGGCACAGACGGTTCTGGCAAGGCAACACAGACCAAACGCCTTGTTGAGCGTTTGCGTTTGGAAGGATATAACGTAGAGACAATTTCGTTTCCGCAATACGGCGCAAAAAGTTGCGGGTCTGTAGAACGCTATCTCGCTGGTGATTACGGTCGTTCCACGGAGGTCAATGCACGTGCGGCAAGTATCTTTTATGCGGTTGATCGATTCGACGCGTCCTTCCAGATTCGCGCGTGGTTAGATGCCGGAAAGATCGTCGTGTCTGATCGGTACGTCGGTTCCAACATGGCACATCAAGGACAAAAAATTCATGACACCACCGAACGCCACGCCTACCTTGCTTGGAACGACGACTTAGAACACAACATCTTTGGCATCCCGCGACCCACACTCAACCTGGTCCTTAGTGTTCCGCTCGATGTCGCTATACAGCTCGCGGCACAGGGCGCAACAGAAAAAACAAAGGTCGCCGGTGATATTCACGAAGCAGACAGAAATCACATCAGATCCTCAATCAACACCTACAAAGAAATCACGCGATTGTTCCCAAGTTTTCACCATGTCAATTGTGCCCCTCACGGTACACTCCGAAGTATCGACGACATCCACGAGGAGCTTTGGCAAGCCGTTTTGCCGCACATCGGAACACCCGTTACCTCCTTCACTCAACATCAAGAAACCATCTCCGTATGA
- a CDS encoding dCTP deaminase, translating to MILSDRDIQKAMEAGDISVEPYHEKMMQPASIDLRLDKHFLIFDTNANFVIDPKKPIDPMMKEIVIDEDTPFVLHPGEFALAMIHETTGVSDKYVGRLEGKSSIGRMGLLIHVTAGFLDPGNCLKMTLELHNVANLPILLYYKMPIAQIAFEKISSPSIRSYSKDNAHALNSKYVGDMKPKASQMWKNFLTEEELEKLRDT from the coding sequence ATGATTTTATCTGACCGAGACATTCAAAAAGCCATGGAGGCAGGCGATATCTCCGTTGAGCCTTACCATGAAAAAATGATGCAACCTGCATCCATCGATTTGCGTTTAGACAAGCATTTTCTGATCTTCGACACCAACGCCAACTTTGTGATCGATCCTAAAAAACCGATCGACCCCATGATGAAGGAAATTGTGATCGATGAAGACACCCCATTTGTATTGCACCCAGGTGAGTTCGCGCTCGCCATGATCCATGAGACCACAGGCGTCTCAGATAAGTATGTAGGGCGTTTGGAGGGAAAGAGCTCCATTGGCCGCATGGGATTATTGATTCACGTGACCGCGGGATTTTTGGATCCCGGCAACTGTCTCAAAATGACGTTAGAGCTACACAACGTGGCCAATCTTCCTATTTTACTTTATTACAAGATGCCAATTGCCCAAATTGCGTTTGAAAAAATCTCGTCGCCGAGTATTCGCTCCTACAGCAAAGACAATGCGCACGCTCTCAACAGTAAATACGTGGGCGATATGAAGCCAAAAGCCAGCCAAATGTGGAAAAACTTTCTCACCGAGGAAGAATTGGAAAAATTGAGAGATACCTAG
- a CDS encoding 50S ribosomal protein L1: MPTVSKRMKEATSAINASTTYPMEEAVTLALAASKVKFDASVEVHFRLGIDPKKGDQQVRSTITLPHGSGKSKRVAVFVSADKVEEARAAGADVVMDDQDIEKISQSKVIDFDVAIATPDMMPKLAKIAQILGPKGLMPNPKTDTVGTNVGKMVEDQKGGKIAFKNDNTSNVHVIIGKVSFGPEKVKENLVAIIDSVKKAKPASSKGIYIKSATITTSMGPGVRFSVEA; encoded by the coding sequence ATGCCAACTGTTTCAAAACGCATGAAAGAAGCAACCAGTGCTATAAATGCATCAACCACGTACCCCATGGAGGAAGCGGTAACGCTTGCCCTCGCTGCCTCAAAAGTTAAATTTGACGCGTCCGTCGAGGTACACTTCCGCCTTGGAATCGATCCAAAGAAAGGTGACCAACAGGTCCGATCCACCATCACCCTTCCCCACGGTTCCGGAAAGTCTAAGCGCGTTGCGGTATTTGTAAGCGCAGACAAAGTGGAAGAAGCACGCGCAGCCGGTGCAGACGTCGTGATGGATGATCAAGACATTGAGAAGATCTCTCAATCAAAAGTCATCGACTTTGACGTAGCCATTGCAACCCCAGACATGATGCCAAAGCTCGCCAAGATCGCACAGATTTTGGGACCAAAGGGCCTCATGCCAAACCCTAAGACCGACACCGTTGGAACCAACGTGGGAAAGATGGTCGAGGATCAAAAGGGTGGAAAAATCGCCTTCAAGAACGACAACACGTCCAACGTGCATGTGATTATTGGAAAGGTCAGTTTTGGACCCGAGAAGGTCAAAGAGAACCTTGTGGCCATTATCGACTCGGTAAAAAAGGCCAAGCCTGCCTCGTCTAAGGGTATCTACATCAAGAGTGCCACGATTACAACGAGCATGGGACCGGGAGTACGATTCTCCGTGGAAGCGTAA
- the rplK gene encoding 50S ribosomal protein L11: protein MAEKKAVKQIKLQIPAGQATPAPPVGPALGQHGLNIQDFCTQFNNESKDRMGDIVPVIISVYEDRTFSFVMKTPPTSSLVLKTLKLKKGSSNPLLQKVGKLSRAQLEEIATIKMPDLNTNNLDEAVKIVAGTARQMGIESEL from the coding sequence ATGGCAGAAAAAAAGGCCGTAAAGCAGATCAAGTTGCAAATCCCTGCGGGACAAGCAACACCTGCGCCTCCTGTGGGACCAGCTCTTGGTCAGCACGGATTGAACATTCAGGATTTTTGTACACAGTTTAACAACGAGAGTAAGGATCGCATGGGCGACATTGTTCCGGTGATTATCAGTGTTTACGAAGATCGCACATTCAGTTTTGTAATGAAGACGCCTCCAACGTCCTCACTTGTTCTCAAAACCCTCAAGCTCAAGAAAGGTTCTAGCAACCCTCTTTTGCAAAAGGTTGGAAAGCTCTCCCGTGCACAGCTCGAGGAGATTGCCACCATCAAAATGCCTGACCTCAACACCAACAACCTCGACGAGGCGGTGAAGATCGTTGCAGGAACCGCACGTCAGATGGGAATCGAGAGTGAACTCTAA
- a CDS encoding transcription termination/antitermination protein NusG — protein sequence MAKQTGNLGRRWYAIHTYSGYEENVVQNLKQRIDSMDMGDKIFNILIPKEKKIKIKNGKRKVVEEKIFPGYVLIEMFVNDDSWYVVRNTPSVTGFIGSGVTPTPLSEEEITSLQKRMGINEPEFTIDVRVNDLVKIIDGPFKNFEGKVSEIDEQRGKIKVLVNMFGRETPVELDFLQVTPV from the coding sequence ATGGCAAAACAAACCGGAAATCTTGGGCGACGCTGGTATGCAATTCACACCTACTCGGGATATGAGGAAAATGTGGTGCAGAACCTCAAACAGCGCATCGACTCCATGGACATGGGAGATAAAATTTTCAATATCCTCATTCCAAAAGAAAAGAAAATTAAGATCAAGAACGGAAAGCGCAAAGTTGTTGAAGAAAAGATCTTTCCAGGCTACGTCCTAATTGAAATGTTTGTGAACGATGATTCATGGTATGTAGTTCGCAACACGCCGAGCGTTACTGGATTTATTGGATCCGGAGTCACCCCAACACCACTGTCCGAAGAAGAGATCACATCTCTACAGAAGCGTATGGGAATCAACGAACCTGAATTTACGATCGATGTGCGTGTAAACGACCTCGTAAAAATCATCGATGGACCGTTTAAAAACTTTGAAGGAAAGGTGAGTGAGATTGATGAGCAACGCGGAAAGATCAAGGTGTTGGTCAATATGTTTGGCCGCGAAACACCCGTGGAGCTGGACTTCTTACAAGTGACCCCCGTTTAA
- the secE gene encoding preprotein translocase subunit SecE has protein sequence MTQTKNLVARLRDYVRDSIEESKKITWPTRKETMRYSALVIGITLLVAAFFGVLDYIFTLLLQVLI, from the coding sequence ATGACCCAAACCAAGAACCTCGTTGCTCGCCTCCGCGACTACGTGCGCGACTCTATTGAAGAGTCCAAAAAAATTACCTGGCCAACACGTAAGGAAACCATGCGTTACAGTGCCCTCGTGATTGGTATCACCTTATTAGTTGCTGCGTTCTTTGGCGTTCTTGATTATATCTTCACGCTTTTGTTGCAAGTTCTTATCTAA
- the gyrB gene encoding DNA topoisomerase (ATP-hydrolyzing) subunit B: protein MPAAKKPETKKPVAAKAATKKPAAKGDYGAAQIQVLEGLDPVRKRPGMYIGSTGETGLHHLVWEIVDNSIDEAMAGHADTITVRLQPDGWVSEEDNGRGIPVDKHPQYNVSALELVLTKLHAGGKFGGEASGYKVSGGLHGVGVSVVNALSSELEAIVRRDGQVWEQHYAVGKPIDKIKAVGKTKETGTQIRFKADASIFETTVYKFGTILDRMRQHAYLTRGVKLIAIDERDPENVREYAFYFEGGVASYVRHLNYGKKAKHETVMHARKQIDDIEVEVALQYTEEYYENVHCFTNNILNPEGGTHLAGFRAALTRVLNSYGRDKGILKEKDNNLSGDDVREGLTAILSLRIPEPQFEGQTKAKLGNPEARGATESMFAEALATFLEEHPRDAMSILEKSVLAARARMAARAARDTVLRKGALEGLTLPGKLSDCSSKNSAQSELYIVEGDSAGGSAKQGRDREFQAILPLRGKILNVERARLDKMLVNNELKSLVIALGTGIGDDFDIARLRYGRIVIMTDADVDGAHIRTLLLTLFFRYFPEIIHQGHLFIAQPPLYRIAVGKAVEYAFDEDERDLIIAKLTAPVAGAAPKKVKVVIDEETGEEVVESGGRKVNIQRYKGLGEMNADQLWETTMNPTNRIMKRVVIEDATRADEIFDTLMGSDVGPRKRFISSNAKTVENLDI, encoded by the coding sequence ATGCCCGCCGCGAAAAAACCAGAAACAAAGAAACCCGTTGCCGCAAAAGCTGCGACAAAAAAGCCCGCAGCCAAGGGTGACTACGGTGCTGCACAAATTCAGGTTCTTGAAGGATTGGATCCTGTTCGCAAGCGTCCTGGAATGTACATTGGTTCCACAGGAGAGACAGGATTGCATCATTTGGTTTGGGAGATTGTGGACAACTCCATCGACGAGGCCATGGCCGGTCACGCCGACACCATTACCGTCAGGTTGCAGCCAGACGGATGGGTAAGTGAAGAAGACAATGGTCGCGGAATCCCTGTCGACAAGCATCCGCAATACAACGTGTCCGCGCTTGAGCTCGTGCTCACCAAGCTCCACGCGGGAGGAAAATTTGGTGGTGAAGCATCTGGCTACAAGGTATCGGGAGGATTGCACGGTGTAGGAGTTTCCGTGGTCAACGCCCTCTCTTCTGAGTTGGAGGCGATCGTTCGACGTGATGGCCAGGTTTGGGAGCAACACTATGCCGTTGGAAAACCAATCGACAAGATTAAGGCTGTCGGAAAAACAAAAGAGACCGGCACGCAGATTCGGTTCAAGGCAGACGCAAGTATTTTTGAAACAACCGTCTACAAGTTTGGAACCATCCTAGACCGCATGCGACAACATGCATATCTTACGCGCGGCGTAAAACTTATTGCCATCGACGAACGTGACCCAGAAAACGTACGTGAATATGCCTTCTATTTTGAAGGAGGTGTTGCAAGCTATGTCCGTCATCTCAACTACGGGAAAAAGGCAAAGCACGAGACCGTGATGCACGCGCGCAAACAAATCGACGACATAGAAGTAGAGGTTGCATTGCAATACACAGAAGAGTATTACGAGAACGTCCACTGTTTTACCAACAACATTCTCAACCCAGAAGGCGGAACACATCTCGCCGGGTTCCGTGCAGCGCTCACACGTGTCCTTAACAGCTATGGGCGCGACAAGGGCATCCTCAAAGAGAAGGACAACAACCTCTCGGGAGACGATGTCCGAGAAGGTCTTACCGCCATATTGTCGCTACGCATTCCAGAACCACAATTTGAAGGTCAAACAAAGGCCAAGTTAGGAAATCCGGAGGCACGTGGCGCCACAGAGTCCATGTTCGCCGAGGCGCTGGCCACGTTTTTGGAAGAGCATCCTCGCGATGCGATGTCGATTTTGGAGAAGTCCGTCCTTGCCGCCCGTGCACGCATGGCCGCACGCGCCGCTCGAGACACCGTGTTACGTAAAGGTGCGTTGGAGGGTCTCACACTCCCAGGAAAGCTCTCGGATTGCTCTAGCAAAAACTCGGCACAATCAGAACTCTACATTGTGGAGGGAGATTCGGCTGGCGGCTCTGCAAAGCAAGGACGCGACCGCGAGTTTCAGGCGATTCTTCCACTACGAGGCAAGATTCTCAACGTAGAACGCGCACGGTTAGACAAAATGCTCGTCAACAATGAACTCAAATCACTTGTTATTGCCTTGGGCACTGGCATTGGTGACGACTTTGATATTGCACGATTGCGCTACGGTCGTATCGTGATCATGACGGATGCCGACGTGGACGGTGCGCACATTCGTACGCTGCTCCTCACGCTCTTCTTCCGCTACTTCCCTGAAATCATTCACCAGGGACACCTATTTATTGCACAGCCTCCCCTATACCGCATTGCCGTTGGGAAGGCGGTTGAATACGCCTTCGACGAGGATGAGCGAGATTTGATTATCGCAAAACTGACCGCACCCGTGGCCGGAGCTGCACCCAAAAAGGTCAAGGTGGTGATTGATGAAGAAACCGGTGAGGAAGTGGTAGAAAGCGGTGGACGTAAAGTCAACATCCAACGCTACAAGGGACTTGGAGAAATGAACGCGGATCAGCTTTGGGAGACAACCATGAACCCAACAAACCGTATTATGAAACGTGTCGTCATTGAAGACGCAACACGCGCGGACGAGATCTTCGATACGCTGATGGGTAGTGACGTCGGACCACGCAAACGCTTTATCTCAAGTAATGCCAAGACCGTGGAAAACTTAGACATCTAG
- a CDS encoding rod shape-determining protein RodA, whose amino-acid sequence MNKYTRLLAQFDWVLAVAVFVLLVLGFSALYGIGLASAPPDFTNVTKQLIALGIGLMVGVMLMLWNYKQLRSYAGTLFAIGTGLLLSVVLFGVTRRGTTGWFDLGIVDVQPVEFAKIILVIAVAAIFARRSRRYMGWRELIATGIPVTIYVGLVMLQPDFGSAALMIGVWGIMVLFAGLNKKIIAVLAGGGLLAGIAAWLVVFQEFQKNRILTFLNPDLDPLGQGYNVTQAKIAIGAGRMFGRGLGLGSQSQLKFLPEAQTDFIFAAIAEELGFVGIVLILSAFAVLFWRLWILIRNTRDEFSAFLIVGLGALLFLQMLVNVAMNLGLMPVTGLPLPFVSYGGTSLMASLIILGLIASVVIRTPINRNLTS is encoded by the coding sequence ATGAATAAGTACACGCGTCTTCTTGCACAATTTGATTGGGTCCTTGCCGTTGCAGTTTTTGTGCTGCTTGTGCTTGGATTTTCCGCACTATATGGAATCGGCCTTGCGTCCGCGCCTCCGGATTTTACTAACGTGACAAAACAGCTGATTGCGTTAGGTATTGGACTTATGGTGGGTGTGATGTTGATGCTTTGGAACTACAAGCAACTGCGAAGCTATGCGGGGACGTTATTTGCGATTGGCACAGGACTTCTGTTGAGCGTGGTGTTGTTTGGTGTCACACGTCGTGGAACAACAGGTTGGTTCGATTTGGGAATCGTGGATGTACAGCCGGTGGAATTTGCAAAGATTATTTTAGTTATTGCGGTTGCGGCAATTTTTGCGCGACGCTCTCGCCGGTACATGGGTTGGCGCGAGTTAATTGCAACAGGAATTCCCGTTACAATCTATGTCGGGCTCGTGATGTTACAGCCCGACTTTGGATCCGCGGCGTTAATGATTGGTGTATGGGGGATTATGGTGTTGTTTGCGGGCCTGAATAAAAAAATTATCGCTGTATTGGCGGGCGGGGGATTATTGGCGGGTATCGCTGCCTGGCTTGTTGTCTTTCAAGAGTTTCAAAAGAATCGTATCTTAACGTTTTTAAATCCAGATTTAGATCCGTTGGGCCAGGGGTACAATGTGACGCAAGCAAAGATTGCGATTGGGGCTGGGCGCATGTTTGGTCGGGGACTTGGTCTGGGGTCGCAGAGTCAACTCAAGTTTTTGCCCGAGGCACAGACAGATTTTATTTTTGCTGCAATTGCAGAAGAACTCGGGTTTGTGGGGATTGTTCTCATCTTGTCGGCCTTTGCTGTGCTTTTTTGGCGACTTTGGATCTTGATCAGAAACACACGCGATGAATTCTCTGCTTTTTTGATCGTGGGGCTTGGAGCGTTGTTGTTTTTGCAGATGCTGGTGAATGTGGCGATGAACTTGGGGCTCATGCCGGTTACAGGTCTTCCACTTCCATTTGTGAGTTATGGAGGAACGTCACTTATGGCGAGTCTAATCATTCTTGGTTTGATTGCAAGCGTTGTCATTCGTACACCGATCAATCGTAATCTGACGAGTTAA
- a CDS encoding 50S ribosomal protein L25 has protein sequence MDRMTLHATAREATTAPADVRAEARIPVVIYGGERTGAQSLTVNHSEFIKMYRNVTPSTLIDVDIDGTVVQALIGEVQYHAVTDAILHIDLRQVDLTQPVKTIIELAFLGEAPAVKMYGGTLITSRNKVAVQALPEKLVSRIEIDLSFLDTFEKSIHLRDIVLPEGVELMDEASASVVIVKPPKSSAQIAAEKAEDVAADAEVASAPVEAPAEAEATEEKKEA, from the coding sequence ATGGACCGAATGACATTACACGCGACCGCGCGTGAGGCAACAACCGCCCCAGCTGATGTACGTGCAGAAGCGCGTATTCCTGTTGTAATTTATGGTGGTGAGCGCACAGGAGCACAGTCTCTTACAGTGAATCACAGCGAGTTTATTAAGATGTATCGCAATGTCACGCCAAGTACGTTGATCGATGTAGACATCGATGGAACGGTTGTGCAGGCATTGATCGGAGAGGTGCAATATCACGCCGTGACAGATGCTATTTTACATATTGATTTGCGCCAGGTAGATCTTACACAGCCCGTAAAGACGATCATTGAGTTGGCATTCCTTGGGGAAGCACCTGCCGTAAAGATGTATGGAGGAACATTAATCACGAGCCGAAACAAGGTTGCGGTTCAGGCATTACCAGAAAAGCTCGTGTCACGAATCGAAATTGATTTGAGCTTTTTGGACACGTTTGAAAAATCTATTCATTTGCGAGATATTGTCCTCCCAGAAGGTGTAGAGTTGATGGATGAGGCAAGCGCGTCCGTCGTGATTGTAAAACCACCAAAATCTAGTGCACAGATTGCTGCAGAGAAAGCGGAAGATGTTGCTGCAGACGCAGAGGTTGCAAGCGCACCTGTAGAGGCTCCAGCGGAGGCAGAAGCGACAGAAGAGAAGAAGGAGGCATAA